TCCAAATGCCGGCTCCCGTTGGGACCTGTTCCAACGCGGATCTTTCGTGGGCTGAGAAGGCGCTGCATTTTCCGATCTATCCAACCATGAGTCGGCCACGACCAATCGGAAAAGTTGCATAGGCTGCTTGGGTGTCCGCTCCCTGAGCCAAACGGGACGCCTCAACGTCTCGCCGTTGACGCAAACCAATGACGCTTCATGGCCGATCGCAGCCAGTCGACCCGTTCTAAACTATAGGGCGCTATCGCTCATCCTAGCACCTTACACTCACCCAAACTGCTTGCTAAATTGCGGCGTTCATATAGGTACACATCGACGTTCCTCCACGATTCGCGATGCGTTGCATCGCTGCACACGCGGCCAAGAGGCGGCCGATCGGCGGCAGCAAACCGCCGTATCTCGACGCAATATACGTGACTTTCCGCCACCCGCGCGGCGCTCGGCCGGGATCGAGCGGGCTGGCACGACGGCGCGGTAGGCCGCGCGACGCGGGGCTCGCTTTTTGAGACGGCTAGGTTACAATGCCTGAAAGCTGTATATCCATACAGTATTAGTGAACGAACACCATGCACCCCGCTCTCGCCCATCCTGAACGCATCCACCCGGATTTGTGGCGCGCCAACCAGTTGGCGCAGGCCGGCTCGCGCGGTATCGACACAGGCCACGCGGCGCTGTCGGCCGAGCTGCCCGGCGGCGGCTGGCCACCTGGTTGCCTCGTTGAGCTGCTGGCACAACAGCCCGGCATCGGTGAACTGCGGTTGCTGGCGCCCGTGCTCGCGCGCCTGGCGCCGAAGCCGGTCGTCATCGTCCAGCCGCCCCATCGGCTGCAGCCGGCCGCGCTCGCGTACTGGGGTGTCGATCCTGCCGGGTTCGTGAACCTGAAAGCGCCCCGCACGGCCGATGCCCTCTGGGCCGCCGAGCAAGCACTACGCGCCGGTACGTGCGGGGCGGTGCTGCTCTGGCAGCACGCGGTGCGATCGGACGCGCTGCGGCGCCTCAATCTTGCCGCGCAGTCCGGTGCCGCCCTGTTCTTCCTGCTCCGACCAACCGCGGCCGCGCGCGATGCGTCGCCGGCGCCGCTGCGCCTCGCGCTCGCACCGAGGCGCGATGGCATCGACGTGACGTTCGTGAAGCGCCGCGGCGCGCAGCGCGATGAGCCGCTGTTCGTGCCGTTGTCCCCCTCCCCGATTTTGCTGGACCGCCATGCTCGTCTGGATCGGCGTGCATCTGCCGCGCCTCACTCTCGAATCGTTCCAGCCCCTGTCGCCCGGGCCATCGTCGAATGACGTCGACGGCCTGGTGGTGCTCGAGCAGGACCGCGTCGTGACGCTCGATCGCGCCGCGCGCGACCTGGGCGTCACGCCCGGCATGCGCCGCGGCGGCGTTCTCTCGCTCGCGCCCGACGCGCAGATCTGCATGCGCGACACCGCGCGCGAGGACGAGCTGCTGCGCGGCGTTGCCTACGCGTTGCTCCAGTTCACGCCGAGCGTGGTGCTCGAGGCGGAGGCCGTCGTGCTGCTCGACGTGACCGCAAGCCTGCGACTGTTCGGCGGCATTCGCGCGCTACGGCGTCGCGTGCGCCAGCTGGTGGCGTCATTCGGTCTGACGGCCGCCGTGTCCTTGGCGTCGACCGGCGCGGCCGCCTGGACGCTTGCCCGCGGTCTGCGCGGTGGCGCCGCGTTGACTCCTCGCTCGCTGCGCCGCGCGCTCGCGCGTGCCCCGCTCGCCGTGGCGCCGCCGGCGCGCCGGTATGCCGAGTGGTTCGACGAGCTGGGCTGCACGACGCTCGCGGAACTGCAGCGCCTGCCGCGTGCCGGGCTCAAGAAGCGCTGCGGCACCGCCCTGCTCGACTGGCTCGACCACGTCGCCGGCTCGGCGCCGACGGCTTACGAGTGGCTCGAGGCGCCGCCCGCGTTCGACGTGCGCATCGAGCTACCGGACCGCGTCGAGCACGCCGACGCGCTCGTGTTCGCCGCGCATCGCCTGGTGCTGCAGCTGACCGGCTGGCTGACGGCCAAGCAGCTGGACGTGTGTGCGTTCGTGCTGAAGCTCGAGCACGAGCGCGGCCGGGATGCGATCGCCCCGACAGAGTTGGAGATCGTGCTCGGCGGGCCGACCCGCTTCGAAGAGCATCTGATGCGCCTGGTCAAAGAGCGCCTCGGCCGCCTCGAGCTGCCGACGCCGGCGATCGCGATCGCATTGCACGCGCATCGCGTCCAGGCCGCGGCAGCGCCGAGCGAGACGCTCTTTCCCGAGCCCGGCGGCACGCCGCAGGACCACGCGCGGCTCCTCGAGCTGCTCACCGCGCGTCTCGGTGCCGAAAACGTGCTCACGCCGGCGCCGGCGCCCGACTTCCGACCGGAGGTCGCCGCGCAGTGGGTGCCCCTCGATCAGCGCAAGAAGGCGGCGTCGGCGCCGGCAGATCTGCCGCGGCCAGCCTGGTTGCTGGAGGCGCCGGTGCAGCTGCTCATGCGCGCGAATCGCCCCTTCTACGGCACGCCGCTACGCATGATGTCGCCCGGCGAACGCATCGAGTGTGGGTGGGAGGACGGCCAGGCCGTCACGCGCGACTACTTCGTCGCGGAGGACGACCACGGCGTGTGCTACTGGTTGTTTCGCGAGCGCGTGTCCGCGCGCGACGAGCGCGAGCCTCGCTGGTTCCTGCACGGCCTGTTCGGCTGACGTGCGATGTGTGCCGCGCCGATCGGCGTGCTGCCCGCTTACGCGGAACTGCAGTGCGCGAGCAATTTTTCCTTTCTGCACGGCGCGTCACGCGCGGAGGAGCTGGTCGAGCGCGCGGCGCGGCTCGGCTATAGCGCGATCGCGATCACGGACGAGTGCTCGCTCGCCGGCATCGTGCGCGCGCACGTCGAGGCGAAGGCGGCAGGCCTGCCGCTCATCATTGGCTCGCACTTCCATCTGACGTCGGCCGACGGCTCGCCGGCCCTGGCGTTCACGGCACTCGCGATGAACCGCGAAGGCTACGGCAACCTCTGTGAGCTGATCACGCTCGCACGCACGCGTGGCGCAAAGGGCACGTATCGGTTGGCGCCGCTGGATCTCGAGCACCCCGAGGCACCGCTCACGCACCTCCGAGGCCTGCCTGACTGCATGGCGATTCTCACGCCCGACTTTCCCGCTAACGAACAACGGCTCGACGCCCAGATCGAGTGGTTTGCGGCCGTGTTCGGCGATCGCGCGCGCGTCGCGCTGACGCTGCACGCCCGGGCGATGGACGATATCCACCGCGGCGCCGTCGAGCGAGCCGCAGCACGGCACGGCGTGTCGGTGGTGGCCACCAGCTGGCCGGTCATGCACGTGCGCTCGCGAAAACCCCAGCAGGACGTCCTCACGGCTATCCGGCTCGGCCGTTCGGTCAAGGAGTGCGGCTACGAGCTGGCGCCGAATGCCGAGCGGCATCTGCGTTCGCGCCTGCGTCTGGCGAACCTCTACCCCACCGGCGCGCTCGAGGAGACGGTGCGCATCGCGAGGCGCTGCACGTTCTCGCTCGACGAGCTGCGCTACGAGTACCCCGACGAACTGGTGCCGGCCGGCTACTCGCCGGCGTCGTACCTGCGCGAGCAGACCTACATCGGAGCCCACGAACGATTTCCTGACGGCATTCCGTTCAACGTCCAGGCGCAGATCGAACATGAGCTGCAGCTGATCGCGAAATTGAAGTACGAGCCGTACTTTCTGACGGTCTACGACATCGTCCGGTTTGCGCGTAGCCAAAACATCCTGTGTCAGGGGCGCGGCTCGGCCGCGAACAGCGCCGTGTGCTACTGTCTTCGTGTGACCGAGGTCGACCCCGCACGCGGTAACATGCTATTCGAGCGCTTCATTAGTTGCGAGCGCAACGAACCGCCCGACATCGACGTCGACTTCGAGCACCAGCGTAGAGAAGAGGTTATGCAATACATCTACGCCAAGTACGGACGCGATCGCGCGGCACTGACCGCGGCGGTGTCGACCTACCGCCCGCGCGGCGCGCTGCGCGAGGCCGGCAAGGCGCTTGGCGTCGATCCCATCATCGTCGATCGCGTCGCGAAGGCACATCACTGGTTCGATTCGAAAGCGGATCTGCTCGCGCGATTCGCCGAGGCCGGGCTCGACGTCGAGGCACCCCTGAACCAGCAGTGGGCCGCGTTCGCCACCGCCCTGCTCGGCTACCCGAGGCACCTGTCGCAGCACTCCGGCGGCTTCGTGATCAGTCGCACGAAACTCTCGCGCATGGTGCCGATCGAGAACGCCGCGATGGAAGATCGCACGATCATCCAGTGGGACAAGGACGACATCGAGGCGCTGGGCCTGCTGAAAATCGACATCCTGGCTCTGGGAATGCTGAGCATGGTGCGGCGCGCCTTGGAGATGATCTCGGAGAAGCGCGGCGAGCCCTTCGAGCTGCAGGACATTCCTCCCGAGGATGCCGCGACCTACGAGATGCTCTGCGAGGGTGACTCCATGGGCGTGTTCCAGGTCGAGTCGCGCGCGCAGATGTCGATGCTGCCGAGGCTGCAGCCGAGATGCTTCTACGACCTGGTCATCGAGGTGGCCATCGTCCGGCCCGGGCCGGTGCAAGGCGGGATGGTCCACCCGTTCCTCCGCCGGCGGCAGGGCCTGGAGCCCGTGACGTTTCCGTCTCGAGACGTCGAGAAGGCGCTCAAGCGCACGCTCGGCGTACCCATCTTCCAGGAGCAGGTGATGCAGGTCGCGATGCTCGCGGCCGGGTTCTCCGCCGGCGAGGCCGACCAGTTGCGCCGCGCGATGGCCGCCTGGAAGCGCAAGGGCGGGCTGGAACCCTACCGCGATCGGCTCGTGAACGGCATGCTCGTCCGCGGATACGATCAGGAATTCGCAGAAGCGATTTTCGAACAGGTGAAAGGCTTCGGCAGCTACGGCTTCCCGGAGAGCCATGCGGCCAGCTTCGCCCTGCTCGTCTACGCCAGCGCCTGGCTGCGCCGGCACGAGCCGGCCGTGTTCCTGGCCGCGCTGCTCAACAGCCAGCCGATGGGCTTCTACACACCGTCTCAGCTGCTGCAAGACGCCAGACGCCGCGGCGTGCGCATCCTGCCCGTCGACGTCACGATCAGCACGTGGGATTCGACGCTCGAGAGCGACACCACCGCGGCGCCCGTGCGCATCGGACTATCCCATCTGCGCGGCATGCGCGAGGAGGCTGCCGCGCGCATCGAGCTGGCGCGATCCGTGCGGCCGTTCGTCGACGTCGCCGACCTGGCGCGGCGAGCGGCGCTCGATCGCCATGACCTGCAGGTGCTCGCGGCCGCGGGCGCGTTGCGCTCGCTCGCCGGCGGCAACCGGCGTGATGCGATGTGGCTGGCCGCCGCCGCAGTGCCCGACCGGGATCTGCTGCGCGGCACCGAGCGAGATGACGTGGCGCCGGCGCTGCCGCAGGCCTCGGAGGGGCGCGAGATCGTGTCCGACTACCGGTCGATGGGCTTCACGCTCGGCCGCCATCCACTCGAGCTGCTGCGCGTCCGTCTGCGTGCCGACCGGCTGCTGCCGGCGGCCGAGTTGGCGTATCTGCGCAACGGCCAGTTCGCGCGCGCGTGCGGGATCGTGACAGTGCGTCAGCGGCCGGGTACGGCTAAGGGCGTGCTGTTCATCACGCTCGAGGACGAGACCGGGCAGACCAACGTCATCATCTGGCCCACGCTGCTCGAACAATACCGGCGCGAGGCGCTTGGCGCGTCACTGCTCGCGGTGTACGGTATCTGGCAGACGGATGGGAAGGTGCGGCACCTGGTGGCGAAGCGCCTGGAAGACCGGACCACGCTGCTCGGCGGTCTGCACGTCGAGTCGCATGATTTTCACTGAGGGGAGGGAACGATGGACCGGGAAGCAGCGAGTGAAGCGTCACGTCGATGGGTCCAAACTGCCACGCAGACCGCTGAGGCACAAGAGCTGGTTGCCTCGTTGAGCTGCTGGCACAACAGCCCGGCATCGGTGAACTGCGGCTGCTGGCGCCCGTGCTCGCACGCCTGGCGCCGAAGCCGGTCGTCATCGTCCAGCCGCCCCATCGGCTGCAGCAGCCCGCGCTCAATGCGCTCGAGCACGCGCTTCGGCGCGGGCGCAACTGCGCACGCGGCAGACCAAGGCAAAATCAACTGACCGGGATGATGACCCATTTAAACCGGTCATTTTCATTGGAGTTCGGCTGTGCAAACACCCCACGGTCGTCACCACTGCCTTTCGAGTTGGCACCCTTTACGTAGTGGCCATCTTTGGTGCGCAAATAAAAGACATTCCCGTAACTATCCGTGTCGCTCACCTGAAAAAGTTGGAATTTGTAACGATCGCCTTTCGATCCATCAATATGACCTGCGTTGTGCCCCCATATTTTACGGTCGCCATCGCTGTCTGTTTGGTTACCTTGAAAAAGAAAGCCCCCATATCTGGAGTTGTTCAGGAACGATACAGTACCGTCGCCTTGATCATGAGTAACCGTCCAGCGATATCGACTATCATCTCCACCTCGGTCACCCTCATGAATATAGGCCTCCCGATCGCCATAGGAATCCGTGTGCTGCCCGAGCTTCAAATAGGCCCCGAATCCGTGATTGATAACATAATACTCAACTGAACTATCCAAATTTTCGATCTTGATGGCTCGCGCAAGCACGTCATCGCCAATCATATATTTCTCCTTAGTTTTAAAAATTATTACTCAAAAATCGAGTGATCAAACCATTCAATCCCAGAAACCAATTGACCGGCTTTTTCTGAAAATCATTGATAAAGCGAACTGCCTTCGAAATTCCGGAGCGTTGCTACCTCATGGACCAGACCCAGCTTATAAGCGACCGACGAAACGTATCGGCGCTCTGACGGCTCCGAGCGGGTCGCATTCGACTGCTTGATCTACTAAAGCCTCTGTCGCACCGGATGCCAAATCAGTTGGAATTGTCAGTAGCGGGCACCAGTGTCCGATCGTCTTCGGTTACTTTGTATGGATGGACAACGATGCTGCTGTTCGCCCTTATGTAGTAGAGAACATAATTCGACAAGTCAGCCGTGTCTCGGTAGATTACCATCAACACTCCCTTAGGATCTTCATTGGAATAACCTCTGTAATCGTCCCGTTTTATTTCAAGAGCACGCGGCGCCAACGGCTGCGGGTACAAAACAAAATCTATCGCGATGTCAACGTCAGCCTTATTGCGCACTGTAATAGTCACGATCCCTCCGAAAAATAATTTTTAATCACCTGATCACGGCATGCCCTATCGGACAGCAGCCATATCTCCACCCTTCACTATAGTTCAAATCAACTTAACAATTCTTATCGATTGAGTTGCTAAGTATTGTGATTTTCCATCTATCTGGCATTTTTCAATTTGACCATTCTGACACCATCCCCTCGATGCTGTGAAGCTCACAAAATGAAAACTCGAAAGAGCCGAGCGCATAGACATCTTTGGACTTGCGATAGCATCGGTCGGTGGAACAAAAACGCCTATTGTTCCAAGAAATTGCTCCGACTGGCGCAAATGATATAACAACGAGAACTAGCCATTGAAACGAGAACCGTTATCTTCGCGCAGCTTTCGATTACGACCATCTAAATAGATGAATCGCTCGCACGCAGCAGGATTCCGTTCATGTGCGGACGCTAGCGTGCGGCGCATGCCGCAACACATCCACGCGCGTCGAGGCCATAGAAACCAAGGGAAATATCTAGCCGTAATCATTCAGACGGGAGTGGTAACCGTTAATACAAGGAAGCGGGCAGCTCCGGGACAGAAGCGATACGCTGATTAACCATGTCCTCGATCACGCCAGACGAAGCGAATTGTCGAAGGGATGTTGGAGTAGGCCATGGCATTGAGCATGGCCAGGAGCTTGCGTATGCAGGCGACCGCGTTAATCGAAGACCTCATGGACGGGTACGGTGCGTCGCGATGGGCGCGTCTAGGTAAAGCACGCGGCGAATCTCGAAGCCCCCCCCCTGCATACATCGGCGTCCTTTTCCCAAAGCGCTGTCAACCGGAGGGACGCCCATGAGTGTTGTGAGATGGCACCGATCGATCCTGCCAAGTTTGTGCAGTTGAACGATCAAGCAGTCCGCACTCCAGACCGGCTGGATTCCGCCACGCGCTCGCTGCAATCGGTCGAGTTCGCTCGAATGCTCGCTCACGCGGCCAGCTTATCCCAGCGTCGACGCCGTCGAGTTGGGCCTGAATGGAGACAATGTTGGCGTGCAAACTGGGACGCAGACGGCTCAGGCGTCGTTAGCAGCCACTGCCGCTCGGATCCGAGCATGGCAATCAACTAGCGCCGTCGAGTCAGCTGGGCAGCCAACCCCTTGCTGGCGCTCGTCGAAAACAGAGCCCAGCAGACGGGCCAGGTCCTCGTAACGGGTGAGCACCGAGGCCGTTTTTGCGAGCGCGCTTCACCAAATCGGCCCCGGCGCGCGCCATCAACAAGCGCCGCGCGCCAGTGGCGCCCAACCGAGGTACTTCGATTCTTACCGCTGGCGCCGGAAGAGGATGAGCGCCAGCAGTTAAAATCCACATAGATTTGATTAAATTCGCGCGTTCAGCGCACCACCGGATGCTGCGG
This genomic interval from Burkholderia plantarii contains the following:
- a CDS encoding error-prone DNA polymerase, yielding MCAAPIGVLPAYAELQCASNFSFLHGASRAEELVERAARLGYSAIAITDECSLAGIVRAHVEAKAAGLPLIIGSHFHLTSADGSPALAFTALAMNREGYGNLCELITLARTRGAKGTYRLAPLDLEHPEAPLTHLRGLPDCMAILTPDFPANEQRLDAQIEWFAAVFGDRARVALTLHARAMDDIHRGAVERAAARHGVSVVATSWPVMHVRSRKPQQDVLTAIRLGRSVKECGYELAPNAERHLRSRLRLANLYPTGALEETVRIARRCTFSLDELRYEYPDELVPAGYSPASYLREQTYIGAHERFPDGIPFNVQAQIEHELQLIAKLKYEPYFLTVYDIVRFARSQNILCQGRGSAANSAVCYCLRVTEVDPARGNMLFERFISCERNEPPDIDVDFEHQRREEVMQYIYAKYGRDRAALTAAVSTYRPRGALREAGKALGVDPIIVDRVAKAHHWFDSKADLLARFAEAGLDVEAPLNQQWAAFATALLGYPRHLSQHSGGFVISRTKLSRMVPIENAAMEDRTIIQWDKDDIEALGLLKIDILALGMLSMVRRALEMISEKRGEPFELQDIPPEDAATYEMLCEGDSMGVFQVESRAQMSMLPRLQPRCFYDLVIEVAIVRPGPVQGGMVHPFLRRRQGLEPVTFPSRDVEKALKRTLGVPIFQEQVMQVAMLAAGFSAGEADQLRRAMAAWKRKGGLEPYRDRLVNGMLVRGYDQEFAEAIFEQVKGFGSYGFPESHAASFALLVYASAWLRRHEPAVFLAALLNSQPMGFYTPSQLLQDARRRGVRILPVDVTISTWDSTLESDTTAAPVRIGLSHLRGMREEAAARIELARSVRPFVDVADLARRAALDRHDLQVLAAAGALRSLAGGNRRDAMWLAAAAVPDRDLLRGTERDDVAPALPQASEGREIVSDYRSMGFTLGRHPLELLRVRLRADRLLPAAELAYLRNGQFARACGIVTVRQRPGTAKGVLFITLEDETGQTNVIIWPTLLEQYRREALGASLLAVYGIWQTDGKVRHLVAKRLEDRTTLLGGLHVESHDFH
- the imuA gene encoding translesion DNA synthesis-associated protein ImuA; this translates as MHPALAHPERIHPDLWRANQLAQAGSRGIDTGHAALSAELPGGGWPPGCLVELLAQQPGIGELRLLAPVLARLAPKPVVIVQPPHRLQPAALAYWGVDPAGFVNLKAPRTADALWAAEQALRAGTCGAVLLWQHAVRSDALRRLNLAAQSGAALFFLLRPTAAARDASPAPLRLALAPRRDGIDVTFVKRRGAQRDEPLFVPLSPSPILLDRHARLDRRASAAPHSRIVPAPVARAIVE
- a CDS encoding Y-family DNA polymerase, with product MLVWIGVHLPRLTLESFQPLSPGPSSNDVDGLVVLEQDRVVTLDRAARDLGVTPGMRRGGVLSLAPDAQICMRDTAREDELLRGVAYALLQFTPSVVLEAEAVVLLDVTASLRLFGGIRALRRRVRQLVASFGLTAAVSLASTGAAAWTLARGLRGGAALTPRSLRRALARAPLAVAPPARRYAEWFDELGCTTLAELQRLPRAGLKKRCGTALLDWLDHVAGSAPTAYEWLEAPPAFDVRIELPDRVEHADALVFAAHRLVLQLTGWLTAKQLDVCAFVLKLEHERGRDAIAPTELEIVLGGPTRFEEHLMRLVKERLGRLELPTPAIAIALHAHRVQAAAAPSETLFPEPGGTPQDHARLLELLTARLGAENVLTPAPAPDFRPEVAAQWVPLDQRKKAASAPADLPRPAWLLEAPVQLLMRANRPFYGTPLRMMSPGERIECGWEDGQAVTRDYFVAEDDHGVCYWLFRERVSARDEREPRWFLHGLFG